A window of Mesotoga infera contains these coding sequences:
- a CDS encoding ABC transporter permease, which produces MYWKYAIKRVLYGLLMYAILIFIFSALFNTVMEQTLRAQIEEQIRGETMRMTSLNESQLENYVINRRNDLYSLYRLSKPVAERIMWRTWDTLTLNLGNSTIIRSSKGSRSVWDVVSEAIPKTLLLFSVAMLVDIFLGLLLGLKKAQKAGGVLDKSTSVGTMVVFGMPSWWLGMIMIMFFAYGVKIFPSGGLHSTPPPEGISYFFDLLYHLALPVLTLVVIGFWGRAFLTRNIVLGVLQDDYIMAARARGIPERKVLYGHT; this is translated from the coding sequence ATGTACTGGAAATATGCAATCAAAAGAGTTCTATACGGACTATTGATGTATGCAATTCTGATCTTCATTTTTTCGGCTCTATTCAATACTGTCATGGAACAGACGTTGAGAGCGCAGATCGAAGAGCAAATCAGGGGCGAGACGATGCGAATGACGAGTCTCAATGAAAGTCAACTTGAGAACTACGTCATAAATCGGAGAAACGATCTATATTCTCTTTATCGCCTGAGCAAACCTGTTGCTGAGAGAATAATGTGGAGAACATGGGACACGTTAACTCTGAATCTCGGAAATTCCACGATAATTAGGTCTTCAAAAGGCAGCAGAAGTGTGTGGGATGTCGTTTCAGAAGCAATTCCCAAGACTCTTCTACTCTTTTCCGTAGCGATGCTCGTAGACATTTTTCTAGGTCTTCTTCTGGGACTGAAAAAGGCTCAAAAGGCCGGCGGAGTCTTGGACAAAAGCACTTCAGTTGGAACCATGGTGGTTTTTGGCATGCCCTCCTGGTGGTTGGGGATGATCATGATCATGTTCTTTGCCTACGGAGTGAAGATCTTTCCTTCTGGCGGGCTGCATTCCACACCCCCTCCAGAAGGCATATCATATTTCTTCGACCTTCTTTATCATCTTGCTCTGCCGGTACTTACACTTGTTGTTATTGGATTCTGGGGGCGCGCCTTTCTTACACGAAACATAGTCCTTGGAGTTCTTCAGGACGACTACATAATGGCAGCAAGGGCAAGGGGTATTCCCGAAAGAAAGGTATTATACGGCCACACG
- a CDS encoding DUF1349 domain-containing protein produces the protein MNLSYFNAETIRRFTWFNEPEHWELEDGNLIVRPDSPTDFWQRTHYGFRNDNGHFLFLSLAGDFSLVVGAKFSPANQYDQAGVMVRVSPSCWLKSSVEFEGSYPARLGAVVTNSGYSDWSTQNVPAETKSLRVRVDRKGPDYSVYAWQNEWVQLRLARLLEDDGKLPVMVGPYCCSPKGSGYRVVFEEISLQSQ, from the coding sequence ATAAATTTGTCCTACTTCAATGCAGAAACAATTAGGCGTTTCACATGGTTCAACGAGCCAGAACATTGGGAATTGGAGGACGGGAATCTGATCGTCAGGCCAGATTCTCCGACAGATTTCTGGCAGCGAACACATTATGGGTTTCGAAATGACAACGGGCATTTTCTGTTTCTTTCTCTCGCAGGCGATTTTTCTCTGGTTGTCGGAGCCAAATTCTCTCCTGCGAACCAGTATGATCAGGCTGGAGTTATGGTAAGAGTCTCTCCTTCTTGTTGGCTTAAGAGTTCTGTTGAATTCGAGGGGTCTTATCCTGCCCGACTGGGAGCCGTTGTAACTAATTCAGGTTACTCGGACTGGTCAACTCAAAATGTTCCGGCTGAGACGAAAAGCCTAAGAGTACGAGTTGACAGGAAAGGTCCCGATTATTCCGTTTATGCTTGGCAGAACGAATGGGTTCAATTAAGACTTGCAAGGTTACTGGAAGACGACGGGAAGCTTCCTGTTATGGTAGGGCCATACTGCTGCAGCCCAAAAGGTAGCGGTTATAGAGTGGTTTTTGAAGAGATTTCACTACAGTCTCAATGA